The Cyclobacterium amurskyense genome contains the following window.
CTTCCCTGTTACAGGATTTAAGGGAGTATAGCTGTCTTTCATCCAATACCTACGACACATCACATATTCTGGTGCATCAGCCGTCCCAAAGGCCAGTTGAGCAGGTCTCAATTTGTCAATGGCTTTCCCAACTGCCTCCACGATAAGTCCCGGCAAGCGCTTCCTGTATGCCAAATCTGCCGGTACCATATGTACATCTTCAACAGCTCCAGAAGCATGGGTATGAGTGGCTGAGATCAAAACCTGTTCAGATGGAATGCCAAATTGCTTTTCGATAATAGCTTTGGTACCATCCAGCAATTCTTTGCCCAAAATGCAAATGTCTACCACCACTAAAACTAGGGTTCGTGTATCATTTTTAAGCACAAGAGCTTTGGCATGCAGGGGATCATGGATTTTCTGTGCATAATGGGTGACAAAGTCTCCATTAATGATTGTTCCTAATGGAGGAGTCGTATCGACACTGGCAGCACCAGCCTGAAAATTATTGGACATTGATTAAAGGAATTAGTAATGGATCAAAATTTAACTTTCGGGCAATGAGTTTCTTAAAAACCGCAGGAAATTACCATGGAATATATTATCAATATCTTCAGAGGAATAGCCTCTTCTATCTAAAATCGCTTCATATTTTTGAAGGTCGGCTATGGAATTAAGGTCCCAGGGAGATTGCTCGGTACCAAAAATACCATCCAAATCGCTACCTATACCTATGTGTTCGCTATTTCCTGCCAATTGACATATATGGTCCCAATGGTCTACCAGATGCTCCAATTTGATATCCAACTGCCAGGGATCTGAAATGGTATCAATAAATCGAATATCCATGGCCCAACAGTCCAACATACCTCCAATAACAGCACCACGGTTCACCAGCTTCTTGATTTGTTCATCGGTAAGTTGCCGTTGATTCGGAACAATTTTACGCACATTGTGATGGCTGGCCCAAAGTGGTCCAGAATACAAGTCCATGGCCTGTTCGAATCCCTGATCCGTCAAATGCGTAACATCTAATATCATTTGGTATCCCTCCATTTTCTGGAGCAATTCTTTACCCAATTCAGTAATAGGTCCTTCTGACTTTGTTCCCGGGGCATACCTTCCAGGACCAAAATGTGAAAGCCCTAAAGCCCTTAATCCGTAACCATAGGCTCTATCTAGATAGCTTGGAGAGACCAAAGAGTCCCCACCTTCAAGGTTGAGCAGGTAGCCTATTGGCTTTGTTTCATCTGGAATAGAATCATCTACCCATAAGTCCACCATTTCATCCAAATCTTTCCGATTTAAAATCTGCTTCATTTCTCCCTGAGCCTCCATTTCACGGTACCAAGCCAACTGAGCCTGTGTCATAGCCCATGCTTGTTGAGGAGAATTCCAGCCTGAAAGGGCGGAGTCGGGCGGAGAATATCGGGCCAATTGCGTGGCCACCACTATCCCAATCTTACCTTTTCTAAGCTCAGGTAAACAAACAGTTCCCCGGCCTCTATCGGGTTTGTCAGGCATGTGCATTTCTGATTGCCTAATTTCCGAAAGTGGTCTACTCAAATCTCTGTTCCACTCAATGGCATTCATGGACAAGTCCAAATGCGCATCTAGAATCAGTCGTTTACTCATTTCAAGGTGGGTATTTTGGCGATACAGTCTATTTCCACCTTAAGGTTTTCCGCCAATACCGATTGTACCGTGATGCGGGCAGGTTTGGTGTTTTTGAAGAAACTTGCGTACACTTTATTG
Protein-coding sequences here:
- a CDS encoding dipeptidase — its product is MSKRLILDAHLDLSMNAIEWNRDLSRPLSEIRQSEMHMPDKPDRGRGTVCLPELRKGKIGIVVATQLARYSPPDSALSGWNSPQQAWAMTQAQLAWYREMEAQGEMKQILNRKDLDEMVDLWVDDSIPDETKPIGYLLNLEGGDSLVSPSYLDRAYGYGLRALGLSHFGPGRYAPGTKSEGPITELGKELLQKMEGYQMILDVTHLTDQGFEQAMDLYSGPLWASHHNVRKIVPNQRQLTDEQIKKLVNRGAVIGGMLDCWAMDIRFIDTISDPWQLDIKLEHLVDHWDHICQLAGNSEHIGIGSDLDGIFGTEQSPWDLNSIADLQKYEAILDRRGYSSEDIDNIFHGNFLRFLRNSLPES